The Brassica oleracea var. oleracea cultivar TO1000 chromosome C7, BOL, whole genome shotgun sequence sequence TGTATTTTTATTATTTCCTATATTTTCATTGTAATATTATTACATTTTAAACTAAAAATTTACCGGTAGTATTGGTAATTATGACCGGTTAAGGTTTACTTTATTAAATAAAATTAGTTTGGGGGGTTTTATGTTAAATACTTAGTTTAGGGGTTTTTACCCAAAACAAACATAGTTGAGGTGTTTCACCGTTAAAAATCATATTTTTATTATTTCCTATATTTTCATTGTAATATTATTACATTTTATTATTTAAATAAAATAGTTGTTTAAAAAAAAAAAAAGAGAGCCAACGTAACCAGCCCCCAGTACTTTATTTCAAAGCGATTTAACGTAACCGTTGAAAGTCTTGAAATACATAAAATGGGCCGGATTAATCGAATGGGTCTTAGTGACCCAATATAAGAGGAACAAAAAACGCTTCCGATTCGAAAGAAAACTAAACCCTCAAATCGCTAATCATCGATGGCGGCCAAGAGATTCGGTGGAGCCGGTAAATCTGGCGGCGGAGATTCGAACATCTTGGCGAAGATCTCCAATTCCGAGATCGTCTCTCAAGGAAGACGCGTCGCCGGAGATGCGGTCGGAGTGTCGAAGAAATTGCTGCGGAGCACGGGAAAAGCGGCGTGGATCGCTGGTACGACTTTTCTGATCCTGGTCGTGCCGTTGATCATCGAGATGGATCGCGAAGCGCAGCTCAACGAAATAGATCTTCAGCAGGCTAGCCTCCTCGGAGCCCCGGCGCAAAGGGGATTCTAGAAAACCCTGTGAACGATGTTGAGCTGTTAGGGGTTTTTTCTCTGTTTTATTTATCAGTTTTCTGTTATGGTTTTGTCGGATTCAATTCGATCGTCGATTCTCATAAAGTTCAAAGCTTTGTCTTGATTATCATCTTCAGAAGCTAAACATATGATCTTTTAGAATTTGAAGCTGAAGCTTTTATGTCATCAGGCATGTTTTATATATCATTGAGTTTGTGATATTTTTAATATGTTTGGTTTTCATTTGCTATCAACTTCTTTCTTGGTTCGGAGATCTCTGCAAGGTGATCTTTGTCATGTCTCATCTTGCTGTGTTGACATGGTTCGGTAGCTCATGTGTAGGATCTAACTCGACAGAACAAAAACGAGATCTTTAAAACATTCATATTAATACTGTTAACATCTCATAGAGGCAGAATTGATTGACCTAAAGTGATAAATGCTAAATTGGAGCTATTAGATGGATGCAGGAAGAGATAGTGAAGGGCATTTCAATAAGGTTTCTAGGTAGCATATTAAGCAAGGTTTGAAACATCTTGTCCAAGTTCAGAGTTTGGGGTTATTGACAGATGGAATTTTGAAGCATGCCAAAGTGTAATTGATTCACAAAGGAAAAGCCATTTCTGGTTTGCTCAGTAGTGTAATAAAACTTCAGGCTGATTCTCCAAAACTTGCAATTAAGTTTGTTTCGTCAGATTTTTCTAGCAACATCGACTGGAGTATGTGTAATTCTGATAATTCTTCTGTAATCTCTTTTTCATTTCGCATCAGACGTGATTTCCAGTCACCATCGCCACAGCCTCTAATGGTTTTTCATTGACCATGTAACTGTGTTCTTCTGCTGGTACTCATGCTTACCACTCGCATCACTGAAGCTTATGTGGTTAACCTATTAAATATGATCCTTTGTTTCCTTTTTCTGTAAACAGAGCTAGATACAGCTTTGTATCTCAATATAGTATAGTATTTATCAAACCTTTCACTTAACCCACTTTAGCTGAATCCAGAGCCATCAGTATTATCTTGATGTTAACAAAGCAAAACGTCCAGTTTTGTTTCAAAATCCAAAGGAGATCTCCTCTGCTAAGAATGTCTCCCCATAGCTCCAGCCTTTTCTGTTGAATCTCAAGACAGCAACACCAAAGAAGTCTGACACAAAGTTTCAGTATGATCAAATATTTTTAAGCCTCCAGAATCCTTCTTCTTCTCCATACTTTTAAGTCTTTCACATGTTGCTTAGCCGCAAAGAACTCCGATTATCTAAAACCAGTTGCATATTTCCAATAATTAAAATTCACATCAGAAACACAAGCTGAAACCCGCTGGTTTTGTCTTTTCTGATTTGTAGCAGAAGTGCGAAGCCAATGTTTCTTTATCATCTGGATTATTATTGGAACGCATATCTTCTCTGAGTCATGACCATGGAACCATCAATAGTCTTATTAACTACTAAATTTTAACTCGCTCATAGAAAGCGCAAATTATTTTTGAAATTAAATAATTTCATTTTATATAATTTTTATATAAGATAATGTATAGGTTTGAGTATATTTACCCGGGTGCACTGAACCGTACCAAACTGAAAAAAAAACCAAAATTAAGTTGAATTTCATAATAATTGAGCATATCATATATCTTTGGAACCGAAATATA is a genomic window containing:
- the LOC106303870 gene encoding mitochondrial import receptor subunit TOM9-2, which produces MAAKRFGGAGKSGGGDSNILAKISNSEIVSQGRRVAGDAVGVSKKLLRSTGKAAWIAGTTFLILVVPLIIEMDREAQLNEIDLQQASLLGAPAQRGF